From Oceanococcus atlanticus, a single genomic window includes:
- a CDS encoding WD40/YVTN/BNR-like repeat-containing protein, with protein sequence MAVFAAGLLMQAPLQAKPEGAAAYSADSELLLEGTAHEALFGVTGSGKSLFAVGAAGRVLHSQDGGKTWVREPTPGPAALLGVSAAGEHIVAVGQMGIILRRQSDASWTPVESGTKERLFNVSVNSRGVGVAVGAFGALLRTADGGVSWQPIERDWKGVFRDGDMRLGDFFMPSLYGVQVNEDNRVWVVGELALAMRSPDGGETWQITHAGGNDSEGVEPTLSAVHVRSDGTGFAVGQEGYVLKTRTSGQTWQALKRPTAVNLLGVTSSHDGVVVITGMRDMQISRDDGRNFYPVYGNGISTGWFHGVTPGGNGAHAVTVGVGGKVLQIIN encoded by the coding sequence TTGGCAGTCTTCGCCGCGGGGCTGCTCATGCAGGCGCCGCTGCAGGCCAAGCCCGAAGGGGCGGCGGCCTATTCGGCCGACAGCGAATTGCTGCTTGAAGGCACGGCGCACGAGGCCCTGTTTGGGGTTACCGGGAGTGGCAAGAGCCTGTTCGCGGTGGGTGCGGCCGGTCGTGTCCTGCACAGTCAGGATGGCGGCAAGACCTGGGTGCGCGAGCCTACCCCAGGGCCGGCTGCATTGCTCGGCGTTTCTGCGGCGGGCGAGCACATTGTTGCCGTTGGGCAGATGGGCATCATCCTGCGGCGTCAAAGCGACGCAAGCTGGACACCGGTTGAAAGTGGCACCAAGGAACGGCTGTTCAATGTGTCGGTGAACAGCCGCGGGGTCGGCGTTGCGGTGGGTGCATTTGGTGCCTTGTTGCGCACCGCCGACGGTGGCGTGAGCTGGCAGCCCATTGAGCGTGACTGGAAAGGCGTGTTCCGTGACGGCGATATGCGCCTGGGCGATTTTTTCATGCCCAGCCTCTACGGCGTTCAGGTCAATGAGGACAATCGGGTCTGGGTCGTTGGCGAGCTGGCTTTGGCCATGCGTTCACCCGATGGTGGAGAGACCTGGCAGATCACTCATGCCGGTGGCAACGACAGTGAGGGCGTTGAGCCGACGCTGTCAGCCGTGCACGTGCGCAGTGACGGCACAGGATTCGCCGTGGGCCAGGAAGGCTATGTGCTCAAAACCCGCACCAGTGGACAGACCTGGCAGGCACTAAAACGACCGACAGCGGTGAATCTGCTCGGGGTTACAAGCTCGCATGACGGGGTGGTGGTGATCACCGGGATGCGCGACATGCAGATCAGCCGTGATGACGGACGCAACTTCTATCCGGTGTACGGCAACGGTATTTCCACCGGCTGGTTTCACGGGGTAACGCCGGGGGGCAACGGCGCTCATGCAGTCACCGTCGGTGTCGGCGGCAAGGTACTGCAAATCATCAACTAA
- a CDS encoding DUF1329 domain-containing protein, translated as MRVRKYDFDYGRRKLMQNAALGLGAGVLAPLDKVFAAEQTLERAYPEELLSIENYTKGKISTGDIIDAGNVDLVKELFDPIVYDQIKNVGRKIKIKATETDFRKFFPHEYYEQTLRNMADGVTAQWDANGNVINNKGENWRGGLPFPNAKTGEEFQANLAMAWGRNDYNQYAVNDTVFNPDGSQAYSYDLVWAELQVQGRSDGKVFDDRDDLLRLQTVLFTATQDVAGSSFLSTWYYDQNKFPDLYGYLPQFRRVRQFPTNQRFEPLIPGVTWFLSDAWAAGDPMRTWGDFKVLERKPMLTANNTNFYSKNNWVNTTNGGPNGDMFWDYEYELVPEVALVESKPTQYPRSPVGRRVAYVDTRINLAGSCLRYDRQDKPWVNFEGGYGQYVDGDTVVLGPDGKNPAWSWVFVHSYDIQNKRMSRISHQKECAGGYQSLFQADPDDVYSQFFTQQALQRLGQV; from the coding sequence ATGAGAGTTCGCAAATACGATTTCGACTACGGTCGCCGCAAACTGATGCAGAACGCGGCGCTGGGGTTGGGCGCAGGCGTGCTGGCACCGCTGGACAAGGTTTTTGCCGCCGAGCAGACCCTGGAAAGGGCCTACCCGGAAGAGCTGCTGTCGATCGAGAACTACACCAAGGGCAAGATCAGCACCGGTGACATCATCGATGCCGGTAATGTCGATCTGGTCAAGGAACTGTTCGACCCGATCGTGTACGACCAGATCAAGAATGTTGGTCGCAAGATCAAGATCAAGGCCACCGAAACCGATTTCCGCAAGTTCTTCCCGCACGAGTACTACGAGCAGACCCTGCGCAACATGGCCGATGGCGTGACCGCGCAGTGGGACGCCAACGGCAACGTGATCAACAACAAGGGTGAGAACTGGCGCGGTGGTCTGCCGTTCCCCAACGCCAAGACCGGCGAAGAATTCCAAGCCAATCTGGCCATGGCCTGGGGGCGCAACGATTACAACCAGTACGCGGTCAACGACACGGTGTTCAATCCGGATGGTTCGCAGGCCTACAGCTATGATCTGGTGTGGGCCGAACTCCAGGTGCAGGGCCGTAGCGACGGCAAGGTGTTTGATGATCGCGACGATCTGTTGCGTCTGCAAACCGTGCTGTTCACCGCCACCCAGGATGTGGCGGGCAGCTCGTTCCTGTCGACCTGGTACTACGACCAGAACAAGTTCCCCGATCTGTATGGCTATCTGCCGCAGTTCCGCCGGGTGCGCCAGTTCCCGACCAACCAGCGTTTCGAGCCGCTGATTCCGGGGGTGACCTGGTTCCTGTCGGATGCCTGGGCTGCGGGTGACCCGATGCGGACCTGGGGTGACTTCAAGGTGCTGGAGCGCAAGCCCATGCTGACCGCCAACAACACCAACTTCTACTCCAAGAACAACTGGGTCAACACCACCAATGGTGGCCCCAACGGTGACATGTTCTGGGATTACGAGTACGAACTGGTGCCGGAAGTGGCCCTGGTCGAATCCAAGCCGACGCAGTATCCGCGCTCACCGGTGGGCCGGCGTGTGGCCTATGTCGATACGCGGATCAATCTGGCTGGCAGCTGCCTGCGTTACGACCGCCAGGACAAGCCCTGGGTCAACTTCGAAGGCGGCTATGGTCAGTATGTCGATGGCGACACCGTGGTGCTGGGCCCGGATGGCAAGAACCCGGCCTGGTCATGGGTGTTCGTGCACTCCTACGACATCCAGAACAAGCGCATGAGCCGCATCAGCCACCAGAAGGAATGTGCGGGCGGCTATCAGAGCCTGTTCCAGGCCGATCCGGACGACGTCTACAGCCAGTTCTTCACCCAGCAGGCGCTGCAGCGTCTGGGTCAGGTGTAA
- a CDS encoding efflux RND transporter permease subunit, translating into MSRARLLAALARALLQRPRASLAVFAVITAGFAAGLPGVELRTIFNDLLPTDDPLIQVYRDHPSFGSPLTMTVVVKRRDGDIYNPQTLGKVWQLTRDIDLAPGVDHAQVVSIATEKARYSQATAYGVDMRPLMDDARPASAAEIAQIRQRVEQSPNVRQFLISADHSATLIRATFIEHQVDWGEAFEYVQGLVDAARDEQHAVHLAGRPALIGWVYRYEWEMAGIAAITIGILIVALWLATRSLIGVLAPVISSATAAIWAFGFVGHLGIAIEPLLLIVPLLLIARSFSHGVQYSARYLECLDDGLGRRAAAQRTFELMAQPSLLSIITDVLGIAVVIAAPIPAMVSHAIFCGFWALWLIPTGVLMMAPLLAVLPAPGRRHQTHQSPPRMLGVLGRVLTGRGRHALLLGLIVLSLSAWWTAAQIRIGNPVPGSNLLHQSSEYNTAIRAINADFPGANTLEIVLEAREPDKPAWTSTSVDAVHVMQALQQHMENSAAAPRASLSFADYLSEVNRLFNGGDPRWLPLDPRERALNAAAVGAMMGASSTAYSHVVSDDLQHATVSLWYADNTQATVDAALAAAHAAVSAVGIEHPDFRVRLGTGTIAIQEAINRIIERYHHVVVGLLNLAIVVLASLAFRSLMAGLLLLAPVNLAHLCMIACMHVLGVGLDVNSMIVAAIGLGVGIDYGIYLISRIGNEVAAGHSLDGALIRALNTSGRAIAFTASIVALSLLPLCLLSGLKFVADMGVLIIAIMAINMVCALIVLPLLVRLVRPAFLLRQVGH; encoded by the coding sequence GTGAGCAGAGCGCGTCTGCTGGCGGCCCTGGCGCGCGCCCTTTTGCAGCGCCCCCGCGCCAGCCTGGCCGTGTTCGCCGTGATCACCGCCGGCTTTGCTGCCGGCCTGCCTGGCGTCGAGCTGCGCACCATATTCAATGACCTGTTGCCGACCGATGACCCGCTGATTCAGGTCTATCGCGATCACCCCAGTTTCGGCAGCCCGTTGACCATGACCGTGGTGGTCAAACGCCGCGACGGCGACATCTACAACCCGCAGACCCTGGGCAAGGTCTGGCAACTGACCCGCGACATCGACCTCGCGCCCGGGGTGGATCACGCTCAGGTCGTGTCCATCGCCACCGAAAAAGCACGCTACTCGCAAGCCACCGCCTACGGCGTCGACATGCGCCCGCTGATGGACGACGCCAGACCGGCCAGCGCCGCAGAGATCGCGCAGATCCGCCAACGCGTGGAGCAATCACCCAACGTGCGTCAATTCCTGATTTCGGCAGATCACAGCGCCACCCTGATCCGGGCCACCTTCATCGAACATCAGGTCGACTGGGGCGAGGCCTTTGAGTACGTCCAGGGACTGGTGGACGCCGCTCGCGACGAACAGCACGCGGTGCATCTGGCCGGTCGCCCGGCCTTGATCGGCTGGGTCTACCGCTACGAATGGGAGATGGCCGGTATTGCGGCGATCACCATCGGCATACTGATCGTGGCGCTGTGGCTGGCCACGCGGAGCCTGATCGGCGTGCTCGCGCCGGTGATCAGCTCGGCAACCGCCGCGATCTGGGCCTTTGGCTTCGTCGGCCATCTGGGCATCGCAATCGAACCCCTGCTGCTGATCGTGCCGCTGTTGCTGATCGCGCGTTCGTTCTCGCACGGCGTGCAATACAGCGCCCGCTATCTGGAATGTCTGGATGACGGCTTGGGCCGGCGCGCCGCGGCCCAGCGCACCTTCGAGCTGATGGCCCAACCGTCTTTGCTGTCGATCATCACCGACGTGCTGGGTATCGCCGTGGTCATTGCCGCCCCCATACCGGCAATGGTCAGCCATGCCATTTTCTGTGGCTTCTGGGCATTGTGGCTGATCCCCACCGGCGTGCTGATGATGGCCCCGCTGCTGGCCGTGCTGCCTGCCCCCGGACGCAGACATCAGACACATCAGTCGCCCCCCCGCATGCTCGGCGTGCTGGGCCGGGTACTGACCGGTCGCGGGCGCCACGCCTTGCTGCTGGGGCTGATCGTGCTCAGCCTGAGTGCGTGGTGGACCGCCGCGCAGATTCGCATCGGCAATCCGGTGCCGGGCAGCAACCTGCTGCACCAGAGTTCCGAATACAACACCGCAATCCGCGCCATCAATGCCGACTTTCCCGGCGCCAACACGCTGGAGATCGTGCTGGAGGCACGTGAACCGGACAAACCGGCCTGGACCTCGACCAGCGTGGATGCAGTGCATGTCATGCAGGCCTTGCAGCAGCACATGGAGAACAGCGCCGCGGCGCCACGCGCCAGCCTGTCGTTCGCCGACTACCTGTCCGAGGTCAATCGTCTGTTCAATGGCGGCGACCCGCGCTGGCTGCCACTGGATCCGCGCGAGCGCGCCCTCAACGCCGCCGCCGTGGGCGCGATGATGGGGGCCAGCTCCACCGCCTACAGCCATGTGGTCTCGGATGATCTGCAGCACGCCACGGTTTCGCTGTGGTACGCCGACAACACCCAGGCCACCGTGGATGCCGCGCTGGCGGCGGCTCATGCGGCGGTTTCGGCCGTGGGCATCGAACACCCCGACTTCCGGGTTCGCCTGGGCACCGGCACCATCGCCATTCAGGAAGCCATCAACCGCATCATCGAGCGCTATCACCATGTGGTCGTGGGTCTGCTCAACCTGGCCATCGTGGTACTGGCCAGCCTGGCCTTCCGCTCCCTGATGGCCGGCTTGCTGTTGCTGGCACCGGTCAATCTCGCCCACCTGTGCATGATCGCCTGCATGCATGTGCTCGGCGTCGGGCTCGACGTGAACTCCATGATCGTCGCCGCAATCGGCCTGGGTGTGGGCATTGACTACGGCATCTACCTGATCTCGCGGATCGGTAACGAGGTCGCCGCCGGGCACAGCCTGGACGGCGCCCTGATCCGCGCCCTCAACACCAGCGGCCGCGCCATCGCCTTCACCGCCAGCATCGTGGCGCTGTCGCTGCTACCGCTGTGCCTGCTGTCGGGGCTCAAGTTCGTCGCCGACATGGGTGTCCTGATCATCGCCATCATGGCCATCAACATGGTCTGCGCGCTGATCGTGCTGCCACTGCTGGTGCGTCTCGTCAGGCCTGCTTTCCTGCTGCGCCAGGTCGGCCATTGA
- a CDS encoding DUF1329 domain-containing protein, whose product MHIRRFDRGYSRRKFLRDAALGTLATGVLKPLWAAMAEDGDIRGAYPEELLSIDNYSGGKISTGDVIDASNVEQVKDLLEPIRYQQIRDHGRTLTVVPTTTDPYRLSPWEYVEATLRNAGKARFDANGNVVTADGQPWIGGTPFPDPTEARHLYASQVLSWGRHDASFYAIKIYNVDLDGRISFEYNGGWAELNTVARVSMEPKPYWPEHQDKLRFQSVFFLEPFNFRGTSFLNIWDYDQNKFPLLYGYVPEFRRIRQFPTSQRFEPLLPKTTLYLSDAWGAGDPMGTWGNFRIVGRGPFLAGLSGNFNAAHDNWEHGSHGGALDQSFWDTKVELVPEAIVIECEPTGFARAPISKKRLWFDARNQALIGMVTYDRRGEPYRSFDGAYSLYEAGDKTVMDGQHPYWSWTQVIASDIQTGKVTRMEQVRQLEDFHFSGANNPDIYDAYLTQQALQRLGRV is encoded by the coding sequence ATGCATATCCGGCGCTTTGACCGCGGCTACAGCCGGCGCAAATTCCTTCGCGATGCCGCTCTGGGCACGCTGGCCACCGGCGTGCTCAAACCGCTTTGGGCGGCGATGGCCGAGGACGGCGACATCCGCGGCGCCTATCCTGAGGAGTTGCTGTCCATCGACAACTACAGCGGCGGCAAGATCAGCACTGGCGATGTGATCGACGCGAGTAACGTGGAACAGGTTAAGGACCTGCTTGAGCCCATTCGCTACCAGCAGATTCGCGACCACGGTCGCACCCTGACGGTGGTCCCGACCACCACCGACCCCTACCGTCTGTCACCCTGGGAATATGTCGAGGCGACCCTGCGCAATGCCGGCAAGGCGCGCTTTGACGCCAACGGCAATGTGGTCACTGCCGACGGCCAGCCGTGGATCGGTGGCACGCCCTTCCCCGATCCCACCGAAGCCCGCCACCTGTACGCCTCACAGGTGCTCAGCTGGGGCCGGCATGACGCCAGCTTCTACGCCATCAAGATCTACAACGTGGATCTCGACGGGCGCATCAGCTTCGAATACAACGGCGGCTGGGCCGAGCTCAACACCGTGGCGCGGGTCTCCATGGAGCCCAAACCCTACTGGCCGGAGCACCAGGACAAGCTGCGCTTTCAATCGGTGTTCTTTCTCGAACCGTTCAATTTTCGCGGCACCAGCTTCCTTAACATCTGGGACTACGATCAGAACAAGTTCCCCCTGCTCTATGGCTACGTGCCCGAGTTCCGGCGCATTCGCCAGTTTCCAACCAGCCAGCGCTTCGAACCGCTGCTGCCCAAAACCACGCTGTATCTGTCTGATGCCTGGGGCGCCGGCGACCCCATGGGCACCTGGGGCAACTTCCGCATCGTCGGGCGCGGGCCGTTTCTGGCCGGCCTGTCCGGCAACTTCAATGCGGCACACGACAACTGGGAACATGGCAGCCACGGTGGCGCTCTAGACCAGAGCTTCTGGGACACCAAGGTCGAACTGGTGCCGGAAGCCATCGTCATCGAATGTGAACCGACCGGCTTCGCCCGCGCCCCGATCTCGAAAAAACGCCTGTGGTTCGATGCCCGCAATCAGGCCCTGATCGGCATGGTCACCTACGACCGTCGCGGCGAACCCTACCGTTCCTTTGACGGGGCCTACTCGCTGTACGAGGCCGGCGACAAAACCGTGATGGACGGCCAGCATCCCTACTGGAGCTGGACCCAGGTGATTGCCTCCGACATTCAGACCGGCAAGGTCACCCGCATGGAGCAGGTGCGCCAGCTGGAAGACTTTCATTTCAGCGGGGCCAACAACCCCGATATCTATGATGCCTATCTGACCCAGCAAGCCTTGCAACGCCTGGGGCGTGTGTGA
- a CDS encoding efflux RND transporter permease subunit, translating into MAAADQGKNLGPGLESMRFRVAAWVMRHRAAMALIFLLVTVGFAVGLPGLTIKTVFSDLLPADDPFVQVYKDHNNFGNPLTVTVMIKNTQGDIYNHDTLSKVWQFTRDIDLVEGINHDSLISIATEKARYAEATPYGVDMRPIMEDSVPTDPAEIKDFRRRVEQSPNVRTFYVSGDESATLITAAFLENLLDYGVVFREVQALADQYRDEHHEIHVVGQPILTGWVYKLQQQTYTIFAITLGALALALALYMRNVAGTLTPIICSSVAAIWGFGLVGWLKSPIEPLLMIVPLLLIARSFSHCVQFSERFYEIYAEIGNKQKAAEVTMAAMMAPSILGVITDALGIFFIAIAPIPAMERFALFCGFWALCIVPTGVFLIAIVLSYLPSPRNIERIVAEDNTGFHAVQKRVLGRIAKLCFGPTARITTVVVVVVGAGAVYLASQIKIGNPVEGSNLLWEDSEFNTGIRAINAHFPGVNTLELILEAKTRDINNRIARTPEVVQASLQLQALVEADETMPPRATLSFADYMMEGNRLFSGGDPKWYPLDMSARAVAAASNAITFGTNPVNFSHITDFEFQNSTVSLWYKDNKQETVDAALASAQRAVDIVGAEHENFRVRLASGNIALQQAMNLVVNRYHWLILGLLNCAIFFICWYAYRSIAAAIIVLIPVNLSNFLLTATMHVMGIGLDINSVMVAVLGVGVGIDYGIYLLSRICEEYTAQGHDWGKAITESLTTTGKAILFTATIMLIGILPWYVLSDLKFMADMGLLLVAIMLINMVLALVVLPLLIWLMKPRFAARDDLMVGESIDLSQFKDVEKDPGFTRGQAAMSPAGAPA; encoded by the coding sequence ATGGCAGCGGCAGATCAGGGTAAGAACCTCGGACCCGGGCTGGAATCTATGCGATTCCGGGTGGCGGCATGGGTCATGCGCCACCGCGCAGCGATGGCCCTGATATTCCTGCTTGTGACGGTTGGGTTCGCCGTGGGTTTGCCTGGGCTGACCATCAAAACGGTGTTCTCCGATCTGCTGCCTGCCGATGATCCGTTCGTTCAGGTCTACAAGGATCACAACAACTTCGGCAATCCGCTCACCGTGACGGTGATGATCAAGAACACCCAGGGTGATATCTACAATCACGATACCTTGTCCAAGGTGTGGCAGTTCACCCGCGATATCGACCTGGTTGAAGGTATCAACCATGACAGCCTGATCTCGATCGCCACGGAAAAGGCCCGCTACGCCGAAGCCACACCCTACGGCGTGGACATGCGCCCGATCATGGAAGATTCGGTACCGACCGATCCGGCCGAGATCAAGGACTTCCGGCGCCGGGTTGAGCAAAGTCCCAATGTGCGCACCTTCTATGTGTCCGGTGATGAAAGCGCCACGCTGATCACCGCGGCCTTTCTGGAGAATCTGCTCGACTACGGTGTGGTGTTCCGTGAGGTGCAGGCGCTGGCTGACCAGTACCGCGACGAGCACCACGAAATTCATGTGGTGGGCCAGCCGATCCTGACCGGCTGGGTGTACAAGCTGCAGCAGCAGACCTACACCATTTTCGCCATCACCCTGGGCGCATTGGCGCTGGCGCTGGCGCTGTACATGCGCAATGTGGCTGGCACCCTGACGCCGATCATCTGCTCTTCGGTGGCGGCGATCTGGGGGTTCGGGCTGGTCGGCTGGCTCAAGTCACCGATTGAACCGCTGCTGATGATCGTGCCGTTGCTGCTGATCGCGCGATCGTTCTCGCATTGTGTGCAGTTCTCTGAGCGTTTCTACGAGATCTACGCCGAGATCGGCAACAAGCAAAAGGCTGCCGAGGTCACCATGGCGGCCATGATGGCGCCGTCGATTCTGGGCGTGATTACCGATGCGCTGGGCATTTTCTTCATCGCCATCGCACCGATTCCAGCAATGGAACGCTTCGCCCTGTTCTGCGGCTTCTGGGCCCTGTGCATCGTCCCGACCGGGGTCTTTTTGATCGCCATCGTGCTGTCTTACCTGCCGTCACCGCGCAACATCGAGCGCATCGTGGCCGAGGACAACACCGGCTTTCATGCGGTGCAAAAGCGCGTGCTGGGACGCATTGCCAAGCTGTGCTTCGGACCCACCGCACGCATCACCACCGTGGTCGTGGTGGTGGTGGGGGCAGGGGCGGTGTATCTGGCCTCGCAGATCAAGATCGGCAATCCGGTGGAAGGCAGCAATCTGCTGTGGGAGGACTCCGAATTCAACACCGGGATTCGCGCCATCAACGCCCACTTTCCCGGGGTCAACACCCTGGAGCTGATCCTCGAAGCCAAGACCCGCGACATCAACAACCGCATCGCCCGCACGCCCGAAGTGGTGCAGGCCTCGCTGCAGCTGCAGGCCCTGGTCGAAGCGGATGAAACCATGCCGCCGCGCGCCACGTTGTCGTTCGCCGACTACATGATGGAGGGCAACCGCCTGTTCTCCGGCGGCGATCCCAAGTGGTACCCGCTGGACATGTCCGCACGCGCCGTGGCGGCAGCATCCAACGCCATCACCTTCGGCACCAACCCGGTCAATTTCTCGCACATCACCGATTTCGAGTTCCAGAACTCGACCGTGTCGCTGTGGTACAAGGACAACAAGCAGGAAACCGTGGATGCGGCACTGGCCAGCGCGCAGCGTGCGGTCGATATTGTCGGCGCCGAACACGAGAATTTCCGCGTGCGCCTGGCCAGCGGCAACATCGCCCTGCAGCAGGCCATGAACCTGGTGGTAAATCGCTACCACTGGCTGATTCTTGGGCTGCTCAACTGCGCCATCTTCTTCATTTGCTGGTACGCCTACCGCTCGATCGCCGCAGCGATCATCGTGCTCATCCCGGTCAACCTGTCCAACTTCCTGCTCACCGCGACCATGCACGTGATGGGCATCGGGCTGGACATCAACTCGGTCATGGTGGCCGTGCTCGGGGTTGGTGTGGGTATCGACTACGGCATTTATCTGCTCTCTCGCATCTGCGAGGAGTACACCGCTCAGGGCCATGACTGGGGTAAAGCGATCACCGAGTCACTGACCACAACCGGGAAGGCCATCTTGTTCACGGCCACGATCATGCTGATCGGCATTCTCCCGTGGTACGTGCTCTCTGATCTCAAGTTCATGGCTGACATGGGGCTGCTGCTGGTGGCAATCATGCTGATCAACATGGTGCTGGCGCTGGTTGTTCTGCCGCTGCTGATCTGGTTGATGAAGCCCCGTTTTGCCGCGCGTGACGATCTGATGGTGGGCGAAAGCATCGACCTGTCGCAGTTCAAGGACGTTGAAAAAGATCCCGGCTTCACGCGTGGCCAGGCTGCGATGAGCCCCGCCGGGGCTCCGGCGTAA
- a CDS encoding serine hydrolase domain-containing protein, translating to MKPAHWRGLASLCATTLLLAACQGGVVDNQSSARDADDPPSDPPNEGVILVEELAHMVERAGLYSLPSDPAKIIESLTTLPDGLGDVVAMHLGRLYPTPHEFTPGMGPLMDLLQARANLLLDGGQPLRLLQDSMDGEVSILLLPVDATTVIVILPTQVVKANPASPDLPAAPVDLSQLTYEINGRTRSVAEYMKSGSTNAIAFMHNGQFIYEDYQNGFNDNTRAHMWSVTKSVTTALVGIAVAEGLVDSIYDPITKYIPDASGTVWEGVSVEDLLQMESGTYWVDVPVHQPEQLVLMGADFHSNGLYGMTRDEYLLRLTRVSPTGDHYRYNSGDAQMLAWLLENVYARPYAEILAEKIWQPAGMQDDALVMIDRLGNTFASMGLMATPRDMLRFGEIFRNGGRSIDGKQIVPEAWVAASHNYDKDNGGGPRGYMWPHWGGVESGNYTAAGYGHQRVSVAPSLNMVGVRFGNDPVDTIAPAEWEAVLTAVGQYLQSGTTR from the coding sequence ATGAAACCAGCCCATTGGCGTGGTCTTGCCAGCCTGTGCGCCACAACTTTGCTACTCGCCGCCTGCCAGGGCGGGGTTGTCGATAACCAAAGCAGCGCGCGTGACGCCGACGATCCGCCCTCGGATCCACCCAACGAAGGGGTGATCCTGGTCGAGGAACTGGCCCATATGGTCGAGCGCGCCGGGCTCTATTCGCTGCCCAGCGACCCGGCCAAGATCATCGAATCCCTCACCACCCTGCCCGATGGCCTGGGTGATGTGGTGGCCATGCATCTGGGCCGCCTGTACCCCACCCCGCATGAATTCACCCCTGGCATGGGGCCTTTGATGGACCTGCTGCAAGCCCGCGCCAACCTGCTGCTGGACGGTGGCCAGCCGCTGCGCCTGCTGCAGGACAGCATGGATGGCGAGGTTTCGATCCTGCTACTGCCGGTGGATGCCACCACGGTGATCGTGATCCTCCCGACCCAGGTGGTCAAAGCCAACCCGGCCTCGCCCGACCTGCCCGCCGCGCCGGTGGATCTGAGCCAGCTGACCTACGAGATCAATGGCCGCACCCGCAGCGTGGCCGAGTACATGAAAAGCGGCTCGACCAACGCCATCGCCTTCATGCACAACGGCCAGTTCATCTACGAGGACTACCAGAACGGCTTCAATGACAACACCCGCGCCCACATGTGGTCGGTGACCAAATCGGTCACCACCGCGCTGGTCGGCATTGCCGTGGCCGAAGGCCTGGTCGACTCCATCTATGACCCCATCACCAAATACATTCCGGACGCCAGCGGCACGGTGTGGGAAGGGGTCAGCGTGGAAGATCTGCTGCAGATGGAATCCGGCACTTACTGGGTCGACGTGCCGGTGCACCAGCCCGAACAGCTGGTCCTGATGGGCGCAGATTTTCACTCCAATGGCCTGTATGGCATGACCCGTGATGAATACCTGCTGCGCCTGACCCGGGTCTCGCCAACCGGCGACCACTACCGTTACAACAGCGGTGACGCACAGATGCTGGCGTGGTTGCTGGAGAACGTCTACGCGCGGCCCTACGCCGAAATTCTTGCGGAGAAAATCTGGCAACCGGCCGGCATGCAGGACGATGCCCTGGTCATGATCGACCGTCTGGGCAACACCTTCGCCTCGATGGGCCTGATGGCCACACCGCGCGACATGCTGCGGTTTGGCGAAATCTTCCGCAACGGCGGACGCAGCATCGACGGCAAGCAGATCGTGCCCGAAGCCTGGGTCGCGGCCTCGCACAACTACGACAAGGACAACGGCGGCGGTCCGCGCGGCTACATGTGGCCGCACTGGGGTGGTGTCGAATCCGGCAACTACACTGCCGCGGGTTACGGCCATCAGCGGGTCAGCGTGGCGCCCTCACTGAACATGGTTGGCGTGCGCTTCGGCAATGATCCGGTCGACACCATTGCACCGGCCGAGTGGGAAGCGGTGCTCACCGCCGTGGGGCAGTATCTGCAGAGCGGTACGACCCGGTAG